In one Capricornis sumatraensis isolate serow.1 chromosome 1, serow.2, whole genome shotgun sequence genomic region, the following are encoded:
- the FNDC4 gene encoding fibronectin type III domain-containing protein 4, producing MPGCLPVDSVGTMASLMPLSPYLSPTVLLLVSCDLGFVRADRPPSPVNVTVTHLRANSATVSWDVPEGNIVIGYSISQQRQNGPGQRVIREVNTTTRACALWGLAEDSDYTVQVRSIGLRGESPPGPRVHFRTLKGSDRLPSNSSSPGDITVEGLDGERPLQTGEVVIIVVVLLMWAAVIGLFCRQYDIIKDNDSNNNPKEKGKGPEQSPQGRPVGTRQKKSPSINTIDV from the exons ATGCCCGGGTGCCTCCCAGTGGACTCGGTGGGGACCATGGCTTCGCTAATGCCCCTCTCCCCATATCTAAGCCCCACGGTCCTCCTGCTGGTCAGCTGCGACCTGGGCTTTGTGCGAGCAG ACCGGCCTCCGTCTCCTGTGAATGTGACAGTCACTCACCTCAGAGCCAACTCGGCCACTGTGTCCTGGGACGTCCCAGAAGGCAACATCGTcattggctactccatttcccaGCAA CGACAGAATGGCCCTGGGCAACGTGTGATCCGAGAGGTGAACACCACGACTCGGGCCTGTGCTCTCTGGGGCCTGGCTGAAGACAGTGACTACACAGTGCAGGTCAGGAGCATTGGCCTCCGGGGAGAAAGCCCCCCAGGGCCGCGGGTGCACTTCCGAACTCTCAAGGGGTCGGATCGGCTACCCTCCAACAGCTCAAGCCCAG gtGACATCACAGTGGAGGGTCTGGATGGAGAGCGACCACTGCAGACGGGGGAGGTGGTCATCATTGTGGTGGTGTTGCTCATGTGGGCTG CTGTAATCGGGCTATTCTGCCGTCAGTATGACATCATCAAGGACAATGACTCCAACAACAACcccaaggagaaggggaagggaccAGAACAGAGTCCTCAGGGAAGGCCAGTGGGGACAAGACAG AAAAAGTCACCATCCATCAATACTATTGACGTATGA